Proteins co-encoded in one Chitinophagales bacterium genomic window:
- a CDS encoding MFS transporter, whose amino-acid sequence MIKNNRIAVATFFFVNGFLYANWTARLPELQSFFGVSNTGLGSLLLVSAMGALIAMPFAGWMTTQFGTKRITTLAALILCAVVPFVPMYANLLIISFLFFTLGLASGAMDVAMNGQAVFVERKWGKPIMSSFHAIFSIGMALGAFAGSWFANIHTDLTIHFFIVAGIGIIACVVAANYLVKDTPSSADLALQKEDKSESSFRLPTKAILPLGIIAFCGMTGEGSMADWSAIFMHNEIGESLAFSALAFGSFSVAMTIGRIFGDYFTEKLGKRKLLICDSLIAIAGLSIALIFATAWTTLLGFFLVGLGLATVVPIIYSAAGNTEGVSPSVGIAMATTIGYAGFFVGPPTIGFLADVYGLRIGLCFTLLLFTVMFGLILRWKD is encoded by the coding sequence ATGATTAAAAACAACCGAATAGCTGTTGCTACTTTTTTCTTTGTCAATGGCTTTTTATACGCCAATTGGACGGCAAGGCTACCTGAATTACAATCGTTTTTTGGGGTAAGCAATACAGGTTTGGGTTCGTTGCTATTGGTTTCTGCAATGGGTGCATTGATAGCGATGCCTTTTGCAGGATGGATGACCACACAATTTGGCACCAAAAGAATTACCACATTAGCTGCCCTGATTTTGTGTGCCGTAGTTCCTTTTGTGCCTATGTACGCCAACCTTTTAATTATCAGTTTTTTGTTTTTTACATTAGGCTTGGCTTCAGGCGCAATGGATGTAGCCATGAATGGACAAGCAGTTTTTGTAGAGCGAAAATGGGGAAAACCCATTATGTCGTCTTTTCACGCTATTTTCAGCATTGGAATGGCATTGGGGGCCTTTGCAGGTTCGTGGTTTGCCAATATCCATACAGACTTGACCATACATTTCTTCATTGTTGCAGGAATCGGCATCATTGCTTGTGTTGTAGCAGCCAATTATTTGGTGAAAGATACGCCGTCTTCAGCAGACCTTGCGCTTCAAAAAGAGGACAAAAGTGAAAGCAGTTTTCGATTGCCTACCAAAGCCATTTTACCCTTAGGAATCATTGCTTTTTGTGGCATGACAGGTGAAGGCTCTATGGCAGATTGGTCGGCTATTTTTATGCACAACGAGATTGGTGAAAGTTTGGCTTTCAGTGCATTGGCATTTGGCTCATTTAGTGTGGCCATGACGATTGGGCGGATTTTTGGCGACTACTTCACCGAAAAACTCGGCAAAAGAAAACTGCTGATTTGCGACAGCCTTATAGCCATTGCAGGACTATCCATTGCCCTGATTTTTGCAACTGCTTGGACGACTCTTTTGGGGTTCTTTTTGGTGGGTTTGGGATTGGCAACTGTTGTGCCTATCATTTACTCAGCTGCGGGAAATACGGAGGGCGTTTCGCCGAGTGTAGGAATTGCAATGGCAACAACTATTGGCTATGCAGGTTTTTTTGTAGGCCCTCCCACCATTGGTT